The genome window GTTAGGGGGCTACTGCACCCCCTGGTTGTCAGAAGAGAGGACGACTATTATGGTGTTGTCAGCGGGAGGATGCGGCTCGAGGCGATCAAGCTCCTGCAGAGGGAGAAGCCCGAGGTTTTCGCGAAGCTCTTCGCCAACGGCGTCCCATGCCAGGTCAGGGAGCTCAGCGACCAGGAAGCCCTCGAGCTCAGCCTAGCCGAGAACCTCCGCCAAAACACCCTCACCCCAGAGGAAGTGGGCCTAGGCCTCGCACGGCTCCACGAGCTCGGGCTCAGCGAGGAGGAAATCTCCCTCCGCTTAATGCTCGCCCTTGACCAAGTAAGGCGTGCACTGAGGCTGTATAGGAAGGTGCAGCATATCCAGGAGCGCGTCCATGGGAGCAGGCCAGGCAGGCCTCCGAGTTCGGAGAGGAGGAGGGGCGTGAGCCGCACGGGTATCGCTGTCGTCGCATCGGTTCTCGACAGGCTGTCGGCACGGGGCGAGATAAAGCCCCAGGAGAGGGATGCCCTGCTCGACTACGTGGCAAGGAGGGCGGGAGAGCTCGGCTTATCGACCTCCGAGCTGGAGATCGTTGCGAAGCGAGTATGGACTAACCCCAGCCTCGCCGAGCCTTCAAGGCTCGAGCGCGTGATGAGGGAGGTCGCGCGGCTCGAAATGGTGGAGCGTGTAGTCGCGCTGCGCCGCGACCTTGTGGAGCGTGTGGAGGACTACGCGAGGTCCCGCAGTGTAACGTTCGACGAGGCTGTGAACGAGCTCCTTGAAGAGGGGCTGGCAAAGAGAGCCAAGATTGGCTCGTAGAGTCCAATTTTGGCTCGTAGAGTCCAATTGTGGTCAGCGGCCTAGGTGAGCTCCTCAGGGAGAACAGGCTCCTCCTCCAGGCGTACGGAGAAAAGCCCTCCCGCTCTCCTCCTTTTTCTCGCCCTCTTCTCGGTTTCAACAGTGGCTTTTACGGTAGCTCTCGCTAGCCTCCTTGCCTCTTCAATCTCTCTCTTCAATGGATCCTCCTCGTCCATGAGCCCAAGCCTCTTCAACAACTCCTCTAGTACTCTAAAAGTCACCTGTATCCACCCCGAGAGGTATAGCCTCAAACTTCTGGAATATGTAATCCTTCCCTTTGGCGTCCAAGGCCTCCTTCACCCTACTGTATACCGTCTCAGCCTCATTTGATTCTCCAAGCCCCAGCTGGAGCTCGGGCGGCAGGAGGCTCAGGAACTCCTCCTCGGGCAGGTATCTCCCCTTGAAGATTGGCGTGAAGCCCTCCTCTGTCAGCACGTAGACAGCTTGTACGCCCCGCTGAATCCCCCCCTCGCTGCTTATAGTCTTGCCGCATACCGCCCATACCCTCACCGCGTCCAATACGCTCGCCTTCAGGCCTGAAGCCTGAATAAGCGTGTCTAGCCTCTTGACCGCGTCCACCAGCCCGGTGCTGTGCGCCGTAGTCAAGACGGGGATCCCGCTGCCCGCAGCTTCAAACCAGGAGGGCACCTCCTCACCCCTCAGCTCGCCCACCACGAGCAGGTCGGGCCTGTCGTACCTGCGCGTTGCACGTATGTTGTCCGTCACCGTCCTGCCGCCGAAGCTGAAGTACTTGACGATGCTGGGGCCGTAGACCCGCGTCGCCACCTCCGGCTCCTCCTCGACGATAGATACCCTTAAAGAGGGCCACAGCTTCACGATTGTGCTGAGGACCCCGATGAGCGCGGTGGTCTTGCCGCTGCCCGGCGGGCCCACGAAGACTATGCTGGACGGCGACGCCGCGAGGGTCACAAGGCGCGCCAGCAGCAGGGGCTCCGCTTTGAAGGGCTCCGTCTTGACTACTATCCTCGCTGCGCTGATCTGCCAGCCCCCTGATAATTGTGGCAGAGAGATGTTTACCCTCCAGCCGTGAAAGTCGCCCGAGTCCTGTGGGTTCTTCTCGCTAAGCGGTATCCCGCTCACGATGGCTATACGCTGTGCTAAGGCCTCGACGTTCAACCCCTGGTGCTCAACAACATATCGTCTGCCACCTATCCCGGCCGTGACGTGTACTTCGCCGTTATCCTCCCTGATAAACACCTCTTGGGTGCCCGGGTAGTCGATGAGCGGCTGCAAGGGCCCCCAGGGCCCCTCAACCGTAGGAAATACTCTTACAACACCATTCCCAAATACAATATAGCCACTCTTAACCCTCAACGCCTCTCCCTGGATGGGCTCGTGTATCTGTGGCTCCCCGCTGCTAAGCTTGCCCCTGGGGGGTCTGAGAACCTGAAGGCCCAGCTTGAACCTTGAGGGCTTCTTCTCAGTAGGCTGACTTTCCGGCCCTCCTCGTGGCTCACGCTTTTTAGATATTTTTATCCTGGTCAGCGGCATGCCTAGATGCCCATTTTCGCCAAAATGCTACGGGCGTAGCGGAGCGTTTCAAGTTGCTTTTTCTTCTCCTCTATCTCTTTCTCAAGCATTTGAATGCGATTGTCCAGCTCTAAGGTCAGGCTCTTAAGCTCCTCGAGGGGCTTGGGGTTTACTCCAGCCTCTCTTAGTGCATTCATGATCTCGTCCAGCTTTGTGATAAGAGGGGGTTCACCGACAGCCTGATTCCCTAGGGGCGATGGCTTTACTTCTTTAACATTCTTGTCTAGAGCTTGGGGCAGGCTCGCGTAAGGCGCGTCTTGCCCAGCTTTAACCTGCTCCACTGGCTCCCGAACCATGCTGAAGAAGTCCTCGGTCGGATCCATTCTCTTGTCCTTATCTTTCTTAAGTATGAAGCTCATCGAAAACAGTATACCTGACGCTATTATTTATTCTTTATGAGCCTTGCAAGCGATGCTATTGCCTTGTCAAAGCTCGGGGAGGTGTAGTTTAAGACGTTGACTGTGGCTGGGCTTAGCCTCGTTATCGCGGGCTCGTAGGGCACGAGCACGAAACCATAGCCGTGCCTCCTCGCGAAACTCTCAACTATCCTCCTATACGTGTCAACGGCTACGCCTGGCAGCGGCCTAGGCACGTTTAGAGCCACTACCACCCGTTTCTCGCCGAAGCGCTTCAAGCCCGTGAGTATCGAGGGCTGTGTCGGCTCTACTACGCTTAGAATCGTGTCTGCAATGTAGAAAAGCGGCAAGTACCTCCTCATGGTTTCGATATCCGTGAGGGCGGGCAAATCAATTATGATTATGTCGAATTCGTTAAGTCCACGCACAAACTCGGCTACTCGACCAGGGTCTATTGCACCGCGGTTCACAGCCATGAACAGTGGCACTCCGTCGAAAAGCTCAACTCTCCTGAGGCTTCCGGCTGGATCCTGGCTAAGGTAGGGTGGCGGGGCATCCCCTAGCAAGTAGGAGGTTGCGCCGCCCTCGCTACTAGCATCTACTAGCAGGCTCGGCGACAATACTATTGATAAAGCTATGGCTAAAGTCGTCTTGCCGACTCCTCCCTTGCTTCCGCTGAAGGTTACAACAATCATATCTCTGTTCACAAATATGGTGCTACGGGTATTAATTTTTTGCCTCCGCACAGGCGTCTTGAAAAATTATATATAAGGGTCGCCAGAAGAGTATTATTGATGACTCGAAGAAGAGCGGCCATTCCCCCTATTGTTACAGTGATAATCATAATAGCTAGCGTCGTCGCAGCCGCTCTCGTCGCATACTTCCTCTACGCCTCCACTGCCCGGGGCACCAGGGCCACGCTCGTAAGCGTAGTCGGCCAGCCAACAGTCTACGCGAACGGCTCGCTCTACGTCACCCTGAAGAACGATGGCACGGCCCCCCTGGGCCTCACCGGCAGCCTCATCGTCGTCGGGGACGTCAACAAGAACCCCGTCACCTTCACCTTCGCCGGCTGCCTGGGCGGCGCCACCAGCCTAGACCCCGGCAGGAGCCTCTCATGCAAGTATAGCGCCGGCGCGGGCTTCAACCTCGGCAACATACCTGACGGCGCGCTGGCCACCCTCCAGACCGCGGACGGCACCCAGGTTAGCTTCGCCGTGGCCAAGCCCTAAAAAGCCCTAAAAATCTACTTCTTTTTTTCCCTTGCGTAATATTTATAGTTACAAGTTGCGTTTTCTAAACGATGAAGCGCGCTGGCGGGATACCACCCATTGTCACTGTGCTGGTGACAATTGCTAGCATTGTGGCCGCGGGCCTCGTAACATGGTTCATCTTCTCTTCCACTTACAGCGCAACAAGGCAGCCAGTCATAGACGTCAGCGATGCCTACCTCGTTGGTGGTACCCTCTACATAACCTTCCGCAACTTGGGCGGCGCAGACGTGTCTATCAGCAGTGTTTCAGGCAACTGCCAGTCCGGCGGCAGCTTCTCCTGGAGCAGCAGTACTCCCCTTACCCTTCTCAAGGGCGGCACCAATGTAGTGAAAGCCACGGTTACGGGAAACGTGAACGACGGCGACTTGTGCACGGCGCAAGTGGTCATGGGTGGAAACAGCCTAGCTATTAGCTTTCGAGTGGTAAAGCCGTAGCGTAAAGCTAAAAAATTAATTTTTCTGGTTAATCATAATGAGTCTCAGCCTTACATGGATAAGGAGCGAGGCAGACGCAGTACCCTTAGCGCTTATAATGCTGTCTTCTCCCCAGCTACCCCTCACGACTTTGAGGGAGGTGAGGCGCCACGGCTTCGACTACCTCCCGGATCCCGAGGATTTAGCCCTAGGCTCTGCGAGGCTGGACGGCTACAGCGAGCGGATGAGGCGTGTACTCGAAGCGGCGGTTGAGGTGCAGCGCAGCGGCTCACGAAGCGCTCTCGAGGAGAGGCTAAGGGACGTCCTCTCGGAGCTCCGCACGACCCTCGATACCGCGGACTACAACATCAGCAACCTCTACTCGCTCGTCAGCACGTTCACCTCGACGGTGCCAGCCACGATAGTCGCCACCCTAGCGCTCGTAGGCGGCGGAGCAGGCGCGGCAGCGCTCACGCTCATATCGGTCGGCTTGGTGCTCGCCTTCAT of Thermofilum uzonense contains these proteins:
- a CDS encoding ParB/RepB/Spo0J family partition protein, whose translation is MEQITLIPSDKLKPSIVNVRQRVDPERVRALAEDIAVRGLLHPLVVRREDDYYGVVSGRMRLEAIKLLQREKPEVFAKLFANGVPCQVRELSDQEALELSLAENLRQNTLTPEEVGLGLARLHELGLSEEEISLRLMLALDQVRRALRLYRKVQHIQERVHGSRPGRPPSSERRRGVSRTGIAVVASVLDRLSARGEIKPQERDALLDYVARRAGELGLSTSELEIVAKRVWTNPSLAEPSRLERVMREVARLEMVERVVALRRDLVERVEDYARSRSVTFDEAVNELLEEGLAKRAKIGS
- a CDS encoding ATPase, T2SS/T4P/T4SS family, which codes for MPLTRIKISKKREPRGGPESQPTEKKPSRFKLGLQVLRPPRGKLSSGEPQIHEPIQGEALRVKSGYIVFGNGVVRVFPTVEGPWGPLQPLIDYPGTQEVFIREDNGEVHVTAGIGGRRYVVEHQGLNVEALAQRIAIVSGIPLSEKNPQDSGDFHGWRVNISLPQLSGGWQISAARIVVKTEPFKAEPLLLARLVTLAASPSSIVFVGPPGSGKTTALIGVLSTIVKLWPSLRVSIVEEEPEVATRVYGPSIVKYFSFGGRTVTDNIRATRRYDRPDLLVVGELRGEEVPSWFEAAGSGIPVLTTAHSTGLVDAVKRLDTLIQASGLKASVLDAVRVWAVCGKTISSEGGIQRGVQAVYVLTEEGFTPIFKGRYLPEEEFLSLLPPELQLGLGESNEAETVYSRVKEALDAKGKDYIFQKFEAIPLGVDTGDF
- a CDS encoding ParA family protein, encoding MIVVTFSGSKGGVGKTTLAIALSIVLSPSLLVDASSEGGATSYLLGDAPPPYLSQDPAGSLRRVELFDGVPLFMAVNRGAIDPGRVAEFVRGLNEFDIIIIDLPALTDIETMRRYLPLFYIADTILSVVEPTQPSILTGLKRFGEKRVVVALNVPRPLPGVAVDTYRRIVESFARRHGYGFVLVPYEPAITRLSPATVNVLNYTSPSFDKAIASLARLIKNK